The DNA window CTTTACTGCTGGGCTACAAGGCTAATTTAGCCTGGACAGCAGACATTGTGTAACGTTTGGCATTTAGCAGAGAAGGAAAAGCGTAATCCCAGGTCGATTCAGCTTGGACAGACCACTCTCCAGCGTTTCCCCTTATTTGACTTTCTAACAACACAAGTAGCTTTGgatctgtgtgttttcttcctGTTTGTTCCACTTTTGTCCAGGAACACAGCTCTTTATTGGTGCTATATAAAGCTCCATTGCAGATGACTGGAAGTATGAGAGCAGACAGGAGGTGGGAGCTCTAACCATAAGGAGAGATGTTTTTCTGAGCTCTGTGTCTAAGAGATCCTTCCCGTATCCGTTTCCCTGTTCGGCTCTCTGTGCTGCTTACGCATCCTGCTCTGGGGCTGAAGGCCTAGGAAAAGGCCTTTTCCCCCGTTTCAGCTGAGAGAGGAATATTGCATCCGCAATCTGCGCTAACTAGGAATGTCCTGGAGTGTGCAGCCAAATGAAGTATTTTGTTCATTGAATATGATAGTGTGTAGCAGACTTTCCATTTCGAACGTCTATTTAAACATCTGTTCAAAACACCCATGAATTTAAGATATATGAAGCTGCCAAACCTCTATTTGAAACTGaccaaaattgttttaaaagcaAGGTTAGtaaaaaaacagcacaattGTCAGGGTGCCCCAAATTCACATACATCAAATGCACTCcagttatttaattttttaataatttcacaTATTAGAACCACTTAGAATAAAATTAACAAAGGATCAAATTCACATTAAGCTTGATATAGCCCCAAATCATCCATTAAAATGTGCCTGGAGCATCTCCAGTACTAAACCCTATCTATTCAGACCCTATCTGTACAAACCTATTTCtatcatttattgtttgcatGTGTGATTAGCTCAAAGGAAATCTGTTGAAAGGTGGGTGTGGAGACTATGGCGGGTGGGGTAGGGGGCAGTAGGGCAGCTGAGGCCTAAAGCGTGCAAAGTCCACAATCCCTCATGGCCATTACTGACAAATGTTGACATAGCGACTAGCCCTGGCGAGCGATGATGTCAGTGGTCCCGCTAGATGGGGAGGGGCAGACGGGTGGGGGATGTAAAACGTGTAGTGGGGGTGGTAGAGGGTTCAGCTCTGGGATGGAGGGGTCGTGGAAAATTTTGGAAGCATTCATTTATCCCTCTGCGGGGCTTTTGAGTGGAAATGAAGCTGGCAGAGCCTCAGCCGTTCTGCCTGATGTGACATGCAAAACCCCCCTCCTCGTGCTGCTGAACGCTGATGTCATCGCCCTGGCCATTGCCATTAATAGCAAGACACAGACAAGCTGCCACTCAAGCACTTAAAAGGAGagaatgcaaaaaataaataaataaaaggggcTAAAAGAGAATGTTCAATATATCCATTTGGTAATGTATTATATAAAAGGTTCGCTCTATGATATCGATGTTAAAACAGTAAACGACATTTCTATTATTACATCGTTTATATTCTTTCATTCAGTTCatcaaattcagggtcgtggcTGGACCAGAACCCACAAACAATCTCTAGGTGCACGGCAGGGACACGTCCTGAACAATCCTAAATAATTGttagaaatgaatgaaaaacctAATAAACAACCACCAGAGGGaataacttaaaaataaataaataaataaataaacatgtctACCCCTAATTCAAGCATTAATagtttattaaaacaaattgTAATGTGAACATTAACCAAATATATCAGAAAAGTGTCTGTGTTATTATTTTAGTGTATGGTATCAGTTCATATTGTATTGTGACATACACTATTGTATCGCCCAGCCCTGTGTGGCGGTTGTGTGTGTGGCGGGGGTTTACTGAGCAGCACACAGCAGAGGGACAGGTGTTCAGCGGTGTCCGTTAGCTGGAAGCGCTCGTGGCTGTCGCCCACTGTTTGTTGAAGTGTGATCAGGCACTCGAGTGTGAAGGCTGGATGATGTCATTCTCGACGctgactctttctctctttgttaaAAAACATGCTTATCAGCTCAGCCTTTATTTGCATTCactcattttactctttttaccCCTCTGTAATTTGTCACTTCCCCcatatctctccctctccctctctccccgtgtttgtgtgtgtgtgcgtgtgtgtgtgcgtgtgtgtgctaTGCTGTCACTCTCTCGCGCTCTTTGCTCGTTCCTGGCTGTGTGTGGACACAGTGATGTCATCGCTCTCTGGCTGAGTGCTGTGTTCTGTGTTATGTGCTGCACACTCGCAGGGTTAACGTGTCCCAGATTCTCATGGAGCTCATCTGAGATTAAGGTCTAAACCCATCTGCACAGGCTCATGCTTTCTTTGAAGCACTGCAGCGGCTCACCCAAATACTTTCCCTTTTATCCACCCCCTCCACCAGCCAGGACACATTACACAATCACTTTATAAAATGTAGTTCATTCacatgtgtatagtgtgtgtctctgcacatgtgtgtgtgtttcaggggtGCTGAATGGAAGGCCTCAGTGCATGGCCTGCACCTGTGGCCTCCCTCATTCTCTGGGCCTGACGTGATTGTCCAGTAGAGGATATTAGGTCATTCAGGAAAGGGAGCCGCGAGAGACAAGAGACGAGATCCAGAACTGGAGCCGCCTGTTTCTTAAAGAGACAGCAgctttttctttcacttttttttcttttaacatttaatttacttCCTCAAGTAACaaaacacactgccccaggaGTCATTACAGAGTGATCAGTTTAAAACGAGTCTGTTTCAGGTCAAAAATTGTAGCTCCAAATGTTttacttttctatttttttacaTGCTGTGAATATTTCATTCCCTTTTGACTGAAAGAAGTGTTCCAGTAATGGCTTGGAATACAATCTTCTGCTTGTGTACAATATAGAAATAATAGAAaccttattttttttagttaaaccaatcagaacagagctaatttgcatatatCAATTTTAAAAGCACAGTTACAAAACCAGCTTGTTTAATTCTAAGGCACAAACATATAAAATCATTAGGACTGTTTTGGGTTAATACTAATTTCACAAATGGACCTGAGTGttacaaattaataaaacaaaaaaaaaagacactgagCCCAGCTACTTCTTTTATTCACGTTTTAGAAACTGTTGCAGACTCCATTGTTTGCATTTGTTGTGTAATTTCTGGACAGCCTGCTTTTTAATCAGCCGTCTCTTTGGCTATTCTCTTAAGTGCCTTACATTAACAATCATGAGCTAATACTGTCTGTTTAAGGCGTGCGGTCAGAATGATGTAATTGTTCTTGTGATATCTGATTTTTCCCTTGCGTGGTGTTGTGATTATAAACATGCCTTACCCTGCTGGTGATATGCAGTTCAACCACCAGCTCTTGCTGTGTTCTCATAATATAATTACTCTTTTTAAAACTGGTTTTTGATTTGGCTGTTTACTTTGCACATTGCTTCCAGTGACAGAATCATTTTGCAGTTGCTTTGTTCAAGGCTTGCTTGAGAAGCTTTGCGAGCTGGTGCTGACATAACACCCATCAACCTTTAAAGTGACAGAATCCAAATGTGGCAGACTTCCTCATGTTTCTCTTGATAGTTTTACAACAGGTGACATGCTTTTTGTCAGATCACTTTGTTCCTGatgtatattttcttttctctgtctcccttGGCAGGTGGATTTGCAGCATTCTCCACCTGTTTCCCAGGGCTTTGTGAAGGGAAACCAGTGGCCAATTTGCCTATGAGCCTCTCTCAGCCCTGCCTGCCAGTGGCTAATGTTGGTCCCACACGTATTCTGCCCCACCTCTACCTGGGCTCGCAGAAAGATGTGCTTAACAAGGTGAGAGCAGCCAAATAGTAGTGATTAGTGTGTCATCAGTTTATAATGAATCAAAATCAAACACATTCTAGTAATTAGTTTATTAAAATCTGAAAACTTACCAAAGTACATGATTAGAGGCTTTAAGTAGCTCAATATATTAATGATGTAGCTTCTCAAACAGATGCTATTACTGCTTTTAACTGTGCAGTGTACTCCCAGAAGCAACACATCTTTTTTTCCATGTAGGTTGcacaatgtttttaattttaagacACTTTAGTCTCACGGTGCTGACACTGAGTTGTTTTGATTTTTCACTGTAACAGCTTAAGAGTCCTTATTCACACCTAATATATTTATTCTCTGTCTCAGGACCTGATGGCCCAGAATGGCATCACATATGTGCTTAATGCCAGTAACACGTGTCCGAAGCCAGAGTTCATCTCCGAAAGCCACTTCATGCGCATTCCTGTCAATGACAACTACTGTGAGAAACTGCTGCCCTGGCTGGACAAAACCAACGAGTTCATCGGTAAGGGTCTGTTTGTATTTGAGGCTTCTATGCTTAGGATTCACGTGAGGTGAAATGTGAGATGTCAGGATTTGTAGAGGTAAAGACTTGTCTTAAAGTAGAGCAAGAAGTACATGCTTCACCTGGAAAGTGAGGAGTTAGCATGAAAACTGAGTAGCTTGCCCTAAGGAGGCACCCGGAAAAGCATAATTGTTTTGTACAGGATTTTCTAGAGATTAGATGTTCTTTTTCCCCCTGCTGTCAGTAGAGTGTTTTGTTGTCTTTTGTCTTCACTCACGTTtgtttctcctgtgtttttttttttcagacaaagCCAAGGTTTCCAACAGCCGAGTCATTGTTCATTGTTTAGCGGGCATCTCCAGGTCTGCCACCATCGCCATTGCTTACATCATGAAGACAATGGGTTTGTCATCAGATGACGCGTACAGGTAAACTACTGCTCACACTCTGCAGCTTAAATTGCATGTTGTTAAAAACCTGCCCTCTGCCTCATGGAATATGTCCCTAATCATAAACATGACTCATAGAAGCCAGTAAACAATAGTGACTACATTGCTTCAAGACTATTTTTTTCATGCGTCCATGAGGTCACACCTTGACTCTGgagttaaatataaataaaaatggcagAATTTCTCTATTCATGTACACATGGCAAGTTAAATTTGCATTTGCCTTCTTTTTCTTGTCCCCAGGTTTGTTAAGGACCGCCGGCCTTCAATATCACCAAACTTTAACTTCTTGGGTCAGTTGCTGGAGTTTGAAAAAGGCCTCCAGCTGCTGAAGGCACTCTCTTCTGGTCAAGAGAAGAGTGAGCAGTCCAGTGGATCTGTAGATCCCAAAGGAGAGGCTGCTTCCAAGCCCAAGGAAGCTAGACTAGAAGGGGAGAAGGAGACCACCACAGAGTCTGAGGCAAAGCTGCCCTCTCCTACGTCGCTGCAGCAGGGCTTCAACAGCCTTAACTTGTCGGCAGAGCGCATCCTGGACACCAATCGCCTCAAGCGCTCCTTCTCATTGGACATCAAGTCCGTCTACACGCCTGGCCAGTGTCCCCATATCACGCCCGTCCATGTGGAGGATGTTCCGAAGCTCTGCAAGCTGGATAGCCCGAGTCCAAGAGTCTCCAATGGTGTCTGCCATTCGTCTCCAGCTTCAGACAGCCCCAGCCCAGGAGAAACAGAGAGCAGCTTGAGACCACGTTCACGAAGGAAAAGCAAACAGAGTGTTAGCAGTGCTGGCAGTTCACCTGTCCACACTCTAGGCTTTGGCTCAAGCCAGTTGCCTGTGCACAAGAGCCCCAGCCTGGATGAGAATCTCAAATCCCCCATGCTGCTTGGCTTGCCTGGTTTGGGAACAGGACCTATGTGGACCAAACACAGGGACACGGCACAGGCAACAACCCCCATCACGCCCACAGGATGTGAGAAGTTTTTGTCTTGGCTGGACAAAACAAACGAGTTAATCGGTAAGGCTCTGTCTGTGGTTAAGGTTCTGATCTTAAGGCCATGGCATAACGATCCAGCACTTTCAAGCAAATGGCATTATTGTAATGCCTGTAGTTCTGGGGAGTTCTGActccatacactcacacataaaTTAATGGTGCAGCAACACATTTGGGTGTCTTGGTGTTTGCCGATGAAGGCTGGATATGTGTGCTTTGGGGTGTAGGGTTCACGGGAGGTGAAATGTGAGAccgtttatttgttgttgttgttgtagccTGGGTTAGGATTGGTCAATGTAAAACTGATCTTGGTTCAGACATAAAAGGCCCATCTTTCACCTGGAATGTGAGCGCTTTGCCCTAAGGAGGCACCCGGAAGTGCCTGATTGTTTTGCCTAGGTTCCTCAGGAGATTAAGTATTCTTTTATCAGGCCTGTCAGAGGGCTGTTTGGTTGTCTTTTGTCTTCACTCATGTTTGCTTCTCATTTGCCTTTTTCAGACAAAGCCTCCAACAGCCGGGACCCACCGCAGGCTACCACGCCTGTCACGCCCACAGGCGATGCCCCCTGGTTCTACGAATCTTTGAGTGGTGGAGGAGGGGGCGGAGCAGGGGTGGTGCATTTTCCGGGACCTCAGTGCTGCGGTGCCCTCCCTGGGCCACGCGAGGCGGTGCGTCTGCGGCCAAAAGCGGGTGAGGCTCGGGAGGCGCGGGCGAGCTGGCACGAGGATGCCTCCATCTCCGGCGGCAACTCGGCCGACAAGCAGTTCAAGCGGCGAAGCTGTCAGATGGAGTTTGAGGAAGGGATCCAGGAGACACGCTCGAGAGAGGACCTCGGCAAAATCGGCAAGCAGTCCAGCTTCTCAGGCAGCATGGAGATCATCGAGGTCTCCTGACAGCTGCAGTGCCCGAAGGGACTGGGGCCGCCTGGAGGCGGACAGGTGCCACCAACAGGCACGGGCAACTGAGGAAGACCGGCGAGGGGCCGGCAAATTGCTGACTAGTGGAGCATTTGTTTTAGCGCTTTAGACTGAAGTTAGGCTAAATTAGACTGAGAAACTGTTCTGTTTGTCTCTGAGATTCGGAGCTGGATTCGGGCAGACTTTCCTCTGTCTCCAGTGTTTTCAAGCCATTACCATCCCACGAGGATTTGGGGAGGGCTAAGGACTGAACTGCTGTACTGTACATGCACAACCAAACCCAGTCGCAGAATTCAACCCTCCACACCAACGAGTTACATGTTTCCtcttcaaacaaacaaagcttTACCAGTCTCACAGTGTATCGAGAATGAAAGCATGGCTCAGTTTCCTCCAGTCACGCTTACTCCTGGTATTACTCCTCCACAAAGACTCGATGTATTTACAACTCCACAGCACAAGGGGGCCTCTACTATTGGACTCAAAGCCCTGGCACAGACTCTCGCTGATCAAAATGAAGGCTTCTTTGTGTATCGCTTTTGTCCTCCCTACTCCTGTATCCCATTCTGAGCGGAATTCTGGAGGAGGATGTAGGAATGTTATGAAGGAAAAGCATTGTGGATGTTTTCCTGCAGTGCCCTCTGTCACTCTCTtttgttctctgtgtttgttcctTACCTTTACCCAgaccccccccctctccccctcactGTACAACGGGGAGGGGGCATGAAATGAACTACCGCCTACCTTTCTCACACTGAGCATGCTCCAAGGCTGCTGGTTCCCCTACAGATACATAGTATATACACtatacatctttttttttgtttgttttttcctctcagttatagttttaatttattatatctGTTCATTCTGGTAATGAGAAATAATATAATGATTGTGGAatcctttgtttgtttg is part of the Hoplias malabaricus isolate fHopMal1 chromosome 4, fHopMal1.hap1, whole genome shotgun sequence genome and encodes:
- the dusp8a gene encoding dual specificity protein phosphatase 8 isoform X1 is translated as MAGEKSRRSAMDIKRLAGLLQRGAGRLLVIDSRTFSEYNASHVHGAVNVCCSKLVKRRLQQDKVSVTELLQPNGKVKVDLGRRQEVVVYDQSTKDAGQLSKDGFVHILLSKLDGTFHKVSLLTGGFAAFSTCFPGLCEGKPVANLPMSLSQPCLPVANVGPTRILPHLYLGSQKDVLNKDLMAQNGITYVLNASNTCPKPEFISESHFMRIPVNDNYCEKLLPWLDKTNEFIDKAKVSNSRVIVHCLAGISRSATIAIAYIMKTMGLSSDDAYRFVKDRRPSISPNFNFLGQLLEFEKGLQLLKALSSGQEKSEQSSGSVDPKGEAASKPKEARLEGEKETTTESEAKLPSPTSLQQGFNSLNLSAERILDTNRLKRSFSLDIKSVYTPGQCPHITPVHVEDVPKLCKLDSPSPRVSNGVCHSSPASDSPSPGETESSLRPRSRRKSKQSVSSAGSSPVHTLGFGSSQLPVHKSPSLDENLKSPMLLGLPGLGTGPMWTKHRDTAQATTPITPTGCEKFLSWLDKTNELIDKASNSRDPPQATTPVTPTGDAPWFYESLSGGGGGGAGVVHFPGPQCCGALPGPREAVRLRPKAGEAREARASWHEDASISGGNSADKQFKRRSCQMEFEEGIQETRSREDLGKIGKQSSFSGSMEIIEVS
- the dusp8a gene encoding dual specificity protein phosphatase 8 isoform X2, producing MCEELRMPLDVVLASPEQSFWSSSRHTGMRLKIRVRRMKEARELRGGFAAFSTCFPGLCEGKPVANLPMSLSQPCLPVANVGPTRILPHLYLGSQKDVLNKDLMAQNGITYVLNASNTCPKPEFISESHFMRIPVNDNYCEKLLPWLDKTNEFIDKAKVSNSRVIVHCLAGISRSATIAIAYIMKTMGLSSDDAYRFVKDRRPSISPNFNFLGQLLEFEKGLQLLKALSSGQEKSEQSSGSVDPKGEAASKPKEARLEGEKETTTESEAKLPSPTSLQQGFNSLNLSAERILDTNRLKRSFSLDIKSVYTPGQCPHITPVHVEDVPKLCKLDSPSPRVSNGVCHSSPASDSPSPGETESSLRPRSRRKSKQSVSSAGSSPVHTLGFGSSQLPVHKSPSLDENLKSPMLLGLPGLGTGPMWTKHRDTAQATTPITPTGCEKFLSWLDKTNELIDKASNSRDPPQATTPVTPTGDAPWFYESLSGGGGGGAGVVHFPGPQCCGALPGPREAVRLRPKAGEAREARASWHEDASISGGNSADKQFKRRSCQMEFEEGIQETRSREDLGKIGKQSSFSGSMEIIEVS